GGACTGCTTTTTCCTGATTAATAAAACTGTTAAAATCTGAGATCCACCAACCTTCAAAAGCAAACATATTGATATGTTCGCTTCCTTTTTCGTCCAAAATATAAGATTTTAACAATCCTTTACTGACAAAAGAAAGGTATTTGCAAACTTCACCTTCCTGAAGTAAATATTGTTTTTTGCGAAGCTTTTTATAAGTGAAAAATTGCTGGAGTTCACTTTTATCCTTTTCAGTGATCTCAATTTTATTTTTAATATGGGAAAGAAGAATCTCTAGCATGGGAATGATTTTATCAATCTGAAAGTCTTTTCAATAGTAAACACCTTCTAAAGTACAAATATCTTTTATAAATAAATGAAAAAAAAGAAAACCAGGTTTTCCATTTACGTGGAACCTGATTTACGGTTCTTCCGTTCTGAATTTTTCATAAAATATAAACAACGCGAAAAAATAGAATGCATGGAGCAGCTGAGCTTCTATGGCAGCCCAGTTTTCAATGGTACAGCTTCCGAATATTAAAATACTCATAAGGATCAGTGAGGCATATATACTGTTTCTGAATTGCCACCCAATGAGTAAAATAATTCCCAAAGCGATTTCAATAAATGGCAGAGCATAGCTGAACGGGATAATAATAAGCTGTGGAATCATTGACTTCCCCATAGTGGTTACCATCCAGTCGCTGAAAACAGAAAGCTTGGGTATTCTTACCAGGCCATGTCCCAATAGTGAAATAGCTATAGGAAGTCTCAGCAGGAAAAATGCGGTTTTAAAATCTTTCATAGTATTTCGTTTTTATTTCCAAATTTGGATTAAGCCTTTTTTTGTACCTAAGAGAGGATCTGATGAAGGAATTTTTACTTTTTCAATGGTGTGCACGGAGGTTGTGTATTTTGACTTGTCCTCACGTACCAGGTCTGGTTCCATACCATCAGGATAGGCGCCAACCACGGTAAAGTCATCTGAATGGGAGAGGCATTGATGCCCCACACCGGCAGGAATAATTATAATATCCCCTGCTGAAATTTTCATTTTTTTTCCTTTCGGACCACCGGTCATGATCTCGGCAGAACCTTGAAAAATACCCAAAACTTCATGTGTATTGCTATGGTAATGGTGAAAAGGATAAATTCCGTATCGCCATGAATTGTACCAGTTATTGGCTTTAAATTTACTTTCAAGCCATTCCGCTCCAGAATTTCCTCTTTCTGAAAAAGCATTTCTATACACCAAAAGAGGATATTTGCTGTTCGGAATGACTCCGTCGTTCTCAAAAAAATAAGTTTCGGGGATAAGATCTGAAATCAGCATTGCATTTATTTTTGTGAACGGAAAAAATGCCAAAGCCCATGCTGAAGTTTTTACAAATGTTTTCCTGTTCATATTACAAATTTTTTATCGTAAAACTGATGAAATCCTGAACTTCTTCCGGAGAAATAGAATGGGACATTCCTGTATACGTATGCAGTTCAGATTCAAAATGATGTTGGTCAAGCCAATTTTTGGAGTGTACTGCTTCGGTATATGGAATTCGGTCATCTAAATTTCCATGTCCTATAAAGATTTTAAGTGAGGATGCTTTGTCCTTTTCATGCTCTTTCTGCAGTGAGCTGAAGATTGTTCCGCTCAACACGCCGATGCCTTTACATAAAGAAGGATCCTTTAGCCCCAGATGATAACTCATATTTGCCCCCTGACTAAAACCTCCGATAAAAGTCCTTGAAGCTGAAACTTTATATTGGTTCTGAAGATCTTTCACCAAAGTTTCCACTTTTT
The sequence above is a segment of the Chryseobacterium sp. MYb264 genome. Coding sequences within it:
- a CDS encoding DoxX family protein — protein: MKDFKTAFFLLRLPIAISLLGHGLVRIPKLSVFSDWMVTTMGKSMIPQLIIIPFSYALPFIEIALGIILLIGWQFRNSIYASLILMSILIFGSCTIENWAAIEAQLLHAFYFFALFIFYEKFRTEEP
- a CDS encoding cupin domain-containing protein, which produces MNRKTFVKTSAWALAFFPFTKINAMLISDLIPETYFFENDGVIPNSKYPLLVYRNAFSERGNSGAEWLESKFKANNWYNSWRYGIYPFHHYHSNTHEVLGIFQGSAEIMTGGPKGKKMKISAGDIIIIPAGVGHQCLSHSDDFTVVGAYPDGMEPDLVREDKSKYTTSVHTIEKVKIPSSDPLLGTKKGLIQIWK
- a CDS encoding alpha/beta hydrolase encodes the protein MIRKIVNIGFCLSFLTSCEAKETDKNLNPTTEHARNSQSETLLYKVREAQGGEKPVLVILLHGYGANEDDLQPIAQYFPENYIVVTPQAPYKIGQQNYQWYTGEKDKDGGFGAKTDELSSSIQKVETLVKDLQNQYKVSASRTFIGGFSQGANMSYHLGLKDPSLCKGIGVLSGTIFSSLQKEHEKDKASSLKIFIGHGNLDDRIPYTEAVHSKNWLDQHHFESELHTYTGMSHSISPEEVQDFISFTIKNL